The following coding sequences lie in one Hypanus sabinus isolate sHypSab1 chromosome 20, sHypSab1.hap1, whole genome shotgun sequence genomic window:
- the LOC132378654 gene encoding uncharacterized protein LOC132378654, protein MSAQSSIKSTPPSDKGSRPTSSKPTRALSGVPSAAMSARSGIKSMAPSDKGSRTTSSKSAQARTKAEAAKVLLRYARQEAVLKMKLATREAEIQKERAAREAERAARQREEAAREAEIQKERAAREAEEAARQREEAAREAETQLEMAKISTELQVLQLEREEEAAMAEAKYIEQAEGSRDLTEVRSTLERTRLERTSDYVQYQIDRQARLPSPYVFDNFPSYEEPQRVTIASHPYEEGNLPSRLRDEVKNERTDNAPSPPQQDGGEGEVHSRTTIVSSNCTEVCGQTQSSRSCSEICLTEVYPKEAQQDITKRKVTDETLGQSVFVQTEHGNKLAQSAQDTISLKPKDTKVFRDEANNGVAPLPIREPRQCSPDNKEQAVKRFTSLRKTWKRKPEIQQRTRLAHEVLCTLMAEVTAIINAQSFLPVSSDPENPFILSPSTLLTQKAGAPPPPGDFSDKKQWRQVQALANQFWPRWRQKYLPLLQQRQKWTEPRRNLQVEDLVLLRDKQATRNSWPMARITVTFPSGDGHVRKIELKTTDQGDVKIYQGPVTEVILLLPND, encoded by the coding sequence atgtcagctcaatccagcatcaagtcgacgccgcccagcgacaagggcagtagaccgacatcaagtaagcccacccgggcgttatcaggtgttccaagtgctgcaatgtcagctcgatccgggatcaagtcgatggcgcccagcgacaagggcagtagaacgacatcaagtaagtccgcacaggcaagaaccaaggcagaagccgccaaggtgctactgcgttacgccagacaagaagcagttttgaaaatgaaactggccaccagagaagccgaaatccagaaagaaagggccgccagagaagccgaaagggccgccagacaaagagaagaggctgccagagaagccgaaatccagaaagaaagggccgccagagaagccgaagaggctgccagacaaagagaagaggccgcaagagaagccgaaacccagttggaaatggcaaaaatatcgacagagttgcaagtgctgcagctagaaagagaagaagaagctgccatggcggaagcaaagtacatagaacaagctgaagggtcgcgtgatttgaccgaagtaagatctactttagaaaggaccagactggaacgcacaagcgactatgtacaatatcaaatagacaggcaggctcgtctcccctctccatacgtattcgataacttccccagctacgaggagcctcagagagtcacgattgcatcacatccatacgaggaaggaaatttaccctcacggctccgtgatgaagtcaagaatgaaagaaccgacaacgctccttcacccccacaacaggacggcggggagggagaggttcactccaggacaacaattgtcagctcgaactgtacagaagtttgcggtcaaactcagtcaagccgttcttgttccgagatctgcctcactgaggtgtaccctaaagaagcacaacaagacattaccaagcgtaaagtaaccgacgagacgctaggtcagtcagttttcgttcaaaccgagcacggaaacaaacttgcacaatcagctcaagataccatttctttaaaacccaaagacaccaaggtcttcagagatgaagcaaataatggggttgccccattgccaatcagagaaccacgccagtgctcaccagataacaaagagcaggcagtcaaacggttcacgtccttacggaaaacctggaaaaggaaacctgagatacagcaacgcacccgattggcccacgaggtactgtgcaccctaatggcagaggtcacagccattataaacgcacaatcattcctacctgtgtcttctgacccagaaaacccctttatactttcgccatcaacgctccttacgcagaaggcaggagcacctccgccaccaggagacttttcagacaaaaagcaatggagacaagtccaggctctggcaaatcagttctggcctcgctggagacaaaaatatctacctttgttgcaacagagacaaaagtggacagaaccccgaaggaatcttcaagttgaagacttagtcctgctcagggacaagcaagccacccgcaacagctggccaatggccagaatcactgttacattccctagcggggatggacatgtcaggaagatcgaattgaagactaccgaccaaggcgatgtgaaaatttaccaagggccagttacagaagttattctacttctacccaatgactga